A section of the Oncorhynchus gorbuscha isolate QuinsamMale2020 ecotype Even-year linkage group LG04, OgorEven_v1.0, whole genome shotgun sequence genome encodes:
- the LOC124033551 gene encoding cAMP-regulated phosphoprotein 19-like, translating to MSEEIEGTKTTEETVVNDQNEMDDKVTSPEKVEEAKLKARYPNLGHKPGGSDLLRKRLTKGQKYFDSGDYNMAKAKVKNKQLPAATSEKSGGGEITGDHIPTPQDLPQRKPSLVASKLAG from the exons ATGTCGGAGGAAATTGAGGGGACAAAGACGACGGAGGAGACGGTGGTTAATGATCAGAAT GAGATGGACGACAAGGTGACCAGTCCAGAGAAGGTTGAGGAGGCCAAGTTGAAGGCTCGCTACCCAAACCTGGGGCACAAACCTGGAGGCTCCGACCTGCTACGCAAACGCCTGACCAAGGGG CAAAAGTATTTTGACTCTGGGGACTACAACATGGCCAAGGCCAAGGTGAAGAACAAGCAGCTTCCTGCAGCTACGTCAGAGAAGAGCGGTGGAGGAGAGATCACAGGAGACCATATCCCCACACCTCAGGACCTGCCTCAGAGGAAACCTTCCCTGGTGGCCAGCAAACTGGCTGGCTGA